Genomic segment of Candidatus Lernaella stagnicola:
ACACCCGCCGGCTTCGAACCCGGAGATCGCGCGATGTTGTAATTCTGCGGCGTCAGCGGATACACCTTGGCGCCCAGCGTGATGTACTCGTCCCACTCCGCGTCCTTGCCGCCGAGGCTTTGATAAAGCACTCGATCGACGAACACCGGGCCGCCGCTGTCGACGGTGACGTTAAACAGTCGCAGGCCAAGTTCGGTCAGGGGAAGTAGGAGCAGTATCGTAAGCAAGGCAAAGGCCAGGCGCTTGCCAAGCCGCATGCGCCCGCGCCCGCTCACCGCGCCGCCTTACAGGTGCCGCGCCACCAACAGTTCGGCGATCTGCACCGTGTTGGTGGCCGCGCCTTTGCGCAGGTTGTCCGAAACGATCCACATGTTCAGCCCGTGGGGTAGGCTCGGGTCGACGCGGATCCGGCCGACAAACACTTCGTCGTGGCCGACGCATTCGCTGCCGAGCGGGTAGACGCCCTTGGCCGGGTCGTCAAGCACCACGACGCCGGGGAAATCGGCCAGCAAGGCGCGGGCCTCGTCGGGCGAAAGCGGGTTTTCGAACTCAACGTTCACCGCTTCGGCGTGACAGGCGAAGGTCGGCACGCGGACAGCCGTGGGGGAAACCTGGATCGTCGGATCGAGGATCTTGTGCGTCTCCCAGATCATCTTCATTTCTTCTTTGCTGTAGCCGCCCTCCATGAACACGTCGATTTGCGGCAGGCAATTGAAAGCGATTTGATGGGGGAATACTTCCGCCGTGATCGGCTTCGCATTGAATAGGCTGATCGATTGGTTGGCCAGTTCATCTATCGCGTCCATGCCCGCGCCGGAAACCGACTGGTAGGTGGCCACGACCACGCGTTTGATTTTCGCTTTGTCGTGCAAGGGCTTGAGTGCGACGAGCATTTGAATCGTGCTGCAATTCGGATTGGCGACGATACGCCGAGCCGTATAGCCGTCGACCGCGTCGGGGTTAACCTCCGGCACGACGAGCGGGACGTCGTCCTCGTAGCGGAACGCGGAAGTGTTATCGACCACGACCGCCCCGGCGGCCGCCGCCGCAGGAGCGAATTTCAGGCTGATGGCGGCGCCGGCGGAGAAGAGCGCGATGTCGATA
This window contains:
- a CDS encoding aspartate-semialdehyde dehydrogenase, which codes for MKKDRYNVAVVGATGLVGGQILEILAERNFPVGEVRLLASERSAGKRVDFGGEELPVQILTEDSFADIDIALFSAGAAISLKFAPAAAAAGAVVVDNTSAFRYEDDVPLVVPEVNPDAVDGYTARRIVANPNCSTIQMLVALKPLHDKAKIKRVVVATYQSVSGAGMDAIDELANQSISLFNAKPITAEVFPHQIAFNCLPQIDVFMEGGYSKEEMKMIWETHKILDPTIQVSPTAVRVPTFACHAEAVNVEFENPLSPDEARALLADFPGVVVLDDPAKGVYPLGSECVGHDEVFVGRIRVDPSLPHGLNMWIVSDNLRKGAATNTVQIAELLVARHL